In Hermetia illucens chromosome 5, iHerIll2.2.curated.20191125, whole genome shotgun sequence, a single window of DNA contains:
- the LOC119657745 gene encoding uncharacterized protein LOC119657745 isoform X2, with translation METAIASNYPRYLDKDFFTICLREGLNNPNIEIENFNITMGTNPGDNYTSFMYRVYIKYKDTGSGSKNLQLMVKSMPTDGDRGFFADISLHMKEKFAYFDLLPQVHQLLRHCWVAPKCYYAVEAPVQTIVFKDLKPEGYSLADRVQGLDETHCKIVLNKLAKFHAASTHVLQKDPDLEEKFKEGFYCTASVDTEIFQIYFRKNLKKAAEIVSNMPGFEYFGPQLMALFDNFPAIVLSSVALCVEDIRAVIHGDVWVNNIMFRYDAGVPNDALFVDFQGSFVNSPALDLNYFFVTSAKLPILKRKEEFIEKYYFPVFEDTLKRIGFKPLPTLEQILGEMRRHELFSLINLFGVFPLISLEWEESKSNSHAQFVDESIANVKRNVGMSSERFIETMQYALKYYEKLNVFENAMRAIK, from the exons ATGGAAACCGCAATAGCTAGCAACTATCCACGCTATTTGGACAAAGATTTCTTCACAATATGTTTGCGTGAAGGTTTAAATAACCCAAAtattgaaatagaaaatttcaATATTACTATGGGAACTAATCCAGGTGACAACTACACTAGTTTCATGTATCGCGTCTATATTAAATACAAGGATACCGGAAGTGGAAGCAAAAACTTGCAGTTGATGGTAAAAAGTATGCCGACAGACGGAGATCGTGGCTTTTTTGCCGACATCAGCCTTCACATGAAAGAAAAATTCGCTTATTTTGACCTCCTACCTCAAGTACATCAACTTTTGAGACATTGCTGGGTAGCACCGAA ATGTTACTATGCCGTGGAAGCTCCTGTCCAAACAATCGTATTCAAAGACCTGAAGCCTGAAGGATATTCGCTAGCCGACCGAGTACAGGGACTGGATGAGACTCATTGCAAGATAGTTCTGAACAAGCTCGCGAAGTTTCATGCTGCTTCAACACATGTCCTACAAAAG GACCCAGACCTAGAGGAGAAGTTCAAAGAAGGTTTCTACTGCACAGCCTCCGTCGATACTGAAATATTTCAAATCTATTTCCGGAAGAACTTAAAGAAAGCTGCTGAAATTGTCTCCAATATGCCtggatttgaatattttggACCGCAACTGATGGCATTATTTGACAATTTTCCCGCTATAGTGTTATCGAGTGTTGCATTGTGTGTTGAAGATATTAGGGCAGTTATCCACGGTGATGTCTGGGTTAACAACATCATGTTCCGATATGATGCCGGAGTACCTAATGACGCTCTTTTT GTTGACTTTCAAGGAAGCTTTGTGAACAGTCCGGCATtggatttaaattattttttcgtcACAAGCGCTAAATTGCCTATTTTGAagcgaaaggaggaatttatcgaaaagtactacttcCCGGTCTTTGAAGATACTCTAAAAAGAATAGGGTTTAAGCCATTGCCAACTCTAGAGCAAATCCTTGGTGAGATGCGTCGACATGAGCTATTCAGCTTAATCAATCTTTTCGGGGTATTTCCTTTGATCTCTTTGGAGTGGGAAGAATCAAAATCCAATTCCCACGCTCAATTCGTAGATGAATCGATAGCGAACGTAAAAAGAAACGTTGGAATGTCCAGCGAAAGATTTATTGAAACTATGCAATATGCTCtaaaatattatgaaaaattGAATGTGTTTGAAAATGCAATGAGGGCAATAAAATGA